Part of the Crossiella cryophila genome, GCCCAGACCGGCATGGTCGAGGCGATCCTGGACATCGCCGCGGCGGCGGTCGCGGCGGTGACCACTCAGCTCGGCGGCTGCCCGCCGCTGACCGTCGACCACCTCGCGGCCTACCTGAACCGGCACCGCGTGCTGGGCAAGGACCAGCAGCAGGCAGGCAGGGTCCTCGAGCGGGTGCGCGCGCGGCTGGGCTGGGCTCGCCCGTGACCACCCTGCACAAGAGCCGGGTGCGCAGCCGCCTGCAGACCCCGCCGCTGACCGCGGCCGACATCGCCCGGCTCACCGAACTCGCCCGCTTCCCGGCCGAGGGCCGCCCGCTGCGGCACCCGGTCCCGCACCGGGGGGACCCGCTCGCCGGACTCCTCGACCGGCACCGCCTGGACGGCATCGCCGCGGCCGCGGGCCAGGCCCCGGCGAGCCCGGCCCCCGGCCCGGCGCTGGCCGAGGCGGACACCGTGCTCGCCACCCTGGCCGCCGCGCGGGTGCGGGCGTTGCGGCTGAAGGGATCCTGGATCGCCGGCGAGCTGTACCCCCGGCCGGCCATGCGCCCGATGTCCGATGTGGACCTGCTGGTGTCCGAGCAGGACAACGGCCGCGCCGTGGTGGCACTGCGGCAGGCCGGCTACCGGGTGGTGCCAGGGCAGGAGTTCAACGGCACCTCCAAGCGCCTGCACGGAGCCCAGCTGCACCACCCGGACCGCGGCGTGCCGGTCGAACTGCACCACCGCATCGCCCGGCAGCTGCCGCTGTCCCGGCTGGCGCGGCTGCTCGGCCTCAGCCCCTCGGCCTGCGCCCTCCCGCCGGTGGCACACCTGTTGCACCGCCTGCTCGACATCGCCAAGGACGGCTGGGCCCGCACCGGACTGCTGCCTTACACCGATGTGCTGCTGTTGCTGCGCCAGGCCCAGGTCCGGGTGCCCGAACTGCTCGACCTCGCGGTGGCCGCGCGGGTGCCCGGCGCGAGCGCCTCGGCCCTGCTCGCCTTCGACGCGCTGCTGGGCCCCGAACTCACCGCGGCCGAACTGGCCAGGTGCCGGCGGCTGGAACCGGCCGCGGTGCGCCTGGCCCGGCTGGCCGCCCTGCGCCAGGACGGCGGGTGGCGGGTGCGGTACACGCCCCGTTGGCAGCGCCGGATCATCCGGCTGGCACTGGGAAGGACCTACTGACCGATGTTCGACGTCGTGCTGTTCGAAGGCATCACCGGCACCGGCAAGAGCACCCTGTTCCGGCACCTGGCGGCCGATTCCACCGCGGCGGGCTACGAATCCCACCTCACCCTGGCCCAGGCGTACACCCTGCGGATGGCCAGGCCCGAGGGGATCGTGGAGCACCTGCGGGACCTCACCGAGGGCATCCGCTCGCTGCACGCGCTCTACACCGGCAGCGAGTTCGCCGCCCGCACCGACGAACGCGGCAGCATGCTCGTGCTCGCCGAGGGCTTCCACCTCTACGGCCTGCTGGAGCACCAGCCAGCCGAGCAGCGGGCCGAAGGGCAACGCAAGATCGAGTCGGTGCTGCGCGAGGTCCGGCCGCTGGTGGTCTCCCTCGAACTCCAGGAGTCCGCGGTAAGGGAGCGGTGTGTGGAGTCCACGCTGCGCACCCGCGGCCCGGGGTGGCGGGAATTCCTGCGCCGCTACGGGCAGACCCACGAGGAGATCGCCGGGTACTTCACCCGCCGCCAGCGCGCCCACCGCGAGCTGGTCGAGGCCTCCGCCCTGGAGGTGCTGCGGATCGACACCTCGGCCGGCGACTGGGCGGGGTACCTGGCGCGCGTGGTGGACCGGCTGACCGGGCCGCGCCCGTGACGGCCCCCCGCGGTCTGGCCTTCTGCGGCGTCACCGGCGCGGGCAAGTCCACCCTGACCACGGCGGTGGTGCGGCGGCTGGCCGCCGGTGGGCATTCGGCGGTGCTGCTGCAGAACAAACTCCTGCAGTCGCCGGGGGCCGAGGTCTTCGCCACCGACGGCGCCGAGGGCCTGCGCGGGTTCCTGGCCGCCCAGGCCCGCCGCTGCGCCGCCGCCCTCGAACTGCTCGGCCCGGCAGGCTACCTGGTGTGCGAGAGCCTCGGGGTGAACCTGCTGGTCGAATGCGGACTGGAGGACTCCGCGCTGCTGTCCGAAGTGGACAGTGCGCGGGCCGAACTGGGCATCGTGCTGGTGCGCCTGCACTTCGGCGCCGAGCAGGTGCTGGAACGCAGCGTGCTCTCCACCGTC contains:
- a CDS encoding nucleotidyltransferase family protein; its protein translation is MTTLHKSRVRSRLQTPPLTAADIARLTELARFPAEGRPLRHPVPHRGDPLAGLLDRHRLDGIAAAAGQAPASPAPGPALAEADTVLATLAAARVRALRLKGSWIAGELYPRPAMRPMSDVDLLVSEQDNGRAVVALRQAGYRVVPGQEFNGTSKRLHGAQLHHPDRGVPVELHHRIARQLPLSRLARLLGLSPSACALPPVAHLLHRLLDIAKDGWARTGLLPYTDVLLLLRQAQVRVPELLDLAVAARVPGASASALLAFDALLGPELTAAELARCRRLEPAAVRLARLAALRQDGGWRVRYTPRWQRRIIRLALGRTY